TCGAGGTGGCACATGACAGCTTTAATCTTTGGGACGTGGCCGGATGGTGAGCCGATCTTGGGGCCAGGTGAGGTGGAGATTGGGGAGTGTCGGCATGCTAAAAAGAATGATCTGGATGAGCCTTATTCTTGTGATAATTCAGGGATCTTCTTCACAGATGAGAATCAGAGCCACCTAGGTCACTTTCATGTGAGGGCGTTGAAATGAGCAATCGGTTCGTGAGAGTACTAGTTGCGGTGTTTCTGGCGGTAGTAATATTGAGCAGCCAGGATACCTATGGAGCTGAAACAAAGGGAAAGGACCGTCTTGAGAAAGAGCTTGAGAAGCTGAATTCCAGGTACTGGGGCGGGAAAATCCCGGTAGGTAGGGTTAAGGTTGTGGAGGCTGGCAATTACGATGTCGATTTAGTTGCAATGGATGTTTTTGAGTTGAAGCGAAATTCCATAGGAGTGATTCTATGCAAGGACGCCGAGGTTCGCTTCGTTAGAAGTGAGATCTGGCACATCAACACCAAATCCGCCGGCTGCAAGGTGGGAGAATATGAGGCGGCGGCGGGGACGACGATATCGTTTTGGGAGACGGAGACTAACAGGTTGAGGTCGTTAGTCATTGCCAAGTCGATGAAGGTCCGAGGTTATACTTGGCCAGCGAACTCCAATTTGTTGTTTGGTTATGGTCCGGACCCTCTGGGTTACTTGTATGCTGTCGAACTTGGTGCGGACTTAGAGGGCACCAAATTCAAGAAAGGTCAGAGAGTTTATGTCGGTGAAATCATCGATGATACAGGCAAGCGTGATGACAAGCTGTCCTTGGAGGGCGATGAACATCACTTGTGATTACGCACCTTACATCGGGCTATTCATCAAACCGGGCCAACTGTTGGCCGACGAGGCGTTGTCCCTTATAGGGGAAAGGCTTGAGGTACTTGGCGGGGTTGAGATAACGGCCGGCCTTTTTCACTGCAAAATGTAAATGAGCTTTGGTGCAATAGCCGGTGCAGCCGATGGTGCCGAGCTTTTGGCCGTTGAAGACCTGTCGGCCCTTTTTTACTTCTGGTGAAATGGATTGAAGGTGATTGTAGTAGCTTTCAAGGCCGTTTTGGTGACGAACAACCACAAAGTTGCCAGCTGCGCGGTTTTTCCCAGTCCGCAACACACGTCCACTTTGCACGGTATAAACGGCGTGACCCGCAGGAAGTTCAAAGTCCAAGCCTAAGTGAGCTTGGCGGCGCTTCTTAATCGGATGAAAGCGTCTGGGTTTATACAAACTTGAGTAATGCTGGTAGGCCACGGGTGAGTAAAGAGGCCTTTCGTGGCCCAATCCGTCCGGACCGACGTAGCTTCCTCCGCCTTCAAAACGTACAAACTTACGCTGGTGTTTCTTGCCACCGATCTCCAATTCTGTTTCCAAAACCTCGCCGTATTTGACCAGGCGATCGCCGTCGTACTTTTCCTCATAGACAAGTCGGTAGTGGGCATTTCTTTGCAGGACCTTCTGGAGATTAAAATCTAAAAGATAGGCATCCATAAAGCGATACGCGACCCATTTATCCGGGACATGTTTGGTAATGCTTTCGATCAGTGAGCCGCGCACTTTGCCAACAAGTTCTTTGGTGCGAACTTCGTACTCCTCGCTCTGTACGCCGGAGCCTGCGGCTTCGGCCTCCTGCCACACAACAAAAGAGTTGTCCTGGTCAGGATCATAAAACTTGAGCTCTGTCCGCGAGGGTTGGGCCAAGCGGGTCACTTTGTAAACTGAACCCGGGACCAGGGTGAAGCTCTTGGGGAAAAGGTTTTCGCCGAGCACGGTGGCAATGGACCGCTCAGTAAATCCATAGCGCCTCATGAGTGAGTATACGGTTTCGCCGGATTTGATACGAGGCCAGAGCACTTGATCCTTGTCGGCTTTTGTGAGGTATTTGGAGGGCACGGGTTTTTTAGCGCGATGAGGCTTGGCCAGCGCCGAAGGCAAACCAAGAGACAGTGTAACAGAACAGGAAAAAAGGATGATCAACAGTCGCAAGTTCAGCAGGTGCATTTTTGTCCCTTTGGTGTCACTTATGTTTGTCCATCTTACATCTGCTTTGGCCCAAGCCCAATACTTTACTGGACCAATATCCTCTGGGCTTGGCAGTACTGGACGAGCTGCCACCGAACCAGAAGAGGGTGTTTTTTTAAACCCTGCCATTCTTCCCCATGCAAAGGATTTTTCGAGCGCGCTGTATTACGCCGACGGCGAGTTGGCCGAGAACCAAAGTGGAACCGATTTGGCCGTGAGCTTTGTCGACAACACCGAGGGCATTTTTATGCCCGGCTCTCTCAGTTATGTGCGTCGGCGCAGAAATTATCCGGGATTACCTTCGGTGAATGAAGAGTACTGGCACGTTGGCCTTGGGAAGTTTGTAACCGAATATGTTTCTGTCGGCCTTGGCATTCACTACCGCTCTGTGGATCAAGAGGGCGGCGAGGATTTTACTTATTGGAATGCCACCCTCGGGGCTCTATGGGCCCCAAAGCCCGAATGGGGGCTTGCTTTGGTGGGCCATAATCTGACAGCTAAGGATATACAGAACAGGGCCGGCTACCTGGAAGATCTCCCTCGGGTGGGGGCGGGATTCGTTTATTTGTTTGATCGCATTCTCAAAGCCCGCGTGGACGTGGTGAAGCCCCTTGAGGAAAACCCAGAGGACAAATTCCAATTGGGCCTGGGGGTCGAGACTTATCCTAATGAATTCAGTGCTTTACGGGTTGGCTATGAGCTCGACGACCTGACCAAGCATCAATTTGTGGCCCTGGGCCTGGCTTTTTTGGGTCCGCGCTTGAAAATTGACTACTCATTTCGTAAGAATACCAAGAGCGGCAGCGGCGGGATGCATAGCGTTGACTTCAGGGTCCCCTTTTGATAGCTTGCCGCCTTTGTTGAATTTGAAATTTGAGGATGGAGGATCGCAAATGGCTTCACCAACTAAGAAGACAAGCAGAGTGAGAAAAATGAAATTGGCCACCAAAGGCAGAAAACGCAAGGCCAAGAATCGCACTCAAGGCACTACAAAATCCAAAGAAGAGCTCTTTGGAGACAACAAGAAGTAATTCATTTGCTTCTTTAAAATTTAAAATTTGAAATTGGTTACGGCCGCTCTAAAAGAGTGGCCGTTTTTTTTGGTGCCAGGCCTAGTCTGGCAGCCAGCTTTGACTGTACCAAAGCCATACGCTTAAAAGTATATAAAAGAAATATACTCTTACCCGTATAGGGGAGGCTTATGTCTAAGCAATCAGATGGGCAAAAGGTGAGAAGTACCCGGCAACTAGGTCATGTCATAAAGCGGGAGCGAAACACCCAGGGGTTTTCCCAAAACGATCTAGCCGAAAAATCTGGCTTGCGGCAGGCAGGGGTCTCATTAGTTGAGTCAGGAGCGAAGGGCGTCAGACTTGAGACCCTTTTCAAGCTTCTTGCGGCCTTAGATTTAGAGATCGTCGTTCAAAATAGAAAAAAAGGACAATAGGGTAAGGAGATGGGGAAGAGCCAAAACCAAATTGCAGCCTTGGATGTCTATATTGGAGGTGAGCAGGCAGGTGACCTTCCAGCAGGTATTCGATCCTTCTTTCTCCCATAATGGCCATGATGAGGGTGGGGAGCTCTTCCCCGATATAGTTCCGTTAATAGTCACGCTTGAGTGGATTCCAGGTACCATTGAGTTCAGGGTTCTTAAAGATGGCATCCAGACCACGTCTTTCTCGGCAATCGGTTCTTCTCTGCGCACAGCAATAGAAGCGCTCCCCCAGGAAGCCATGAAACGGGAAAACGGAAACTCTAAACAACTCCTCATCAACCGAGTAAATCAGATTGAGCGCATGGCTACTGAGGAAAAATGGGTTCAGGTCCGGCACTTTCTTTTAAAGCTGAGGGGGGAGATTGGTGAACGGGTTGACGACCAGTTCATTCCGGCCAATGAAGGGCAGCAATCTAAGGCACAAATTTTAACCCTAGTTGATCGATTTCACGGTGATCTTTAATTGGGATACATTCTTTCGAAGGGGTCGATAGAATAAATGATTCCCCAGTGCAAAATTGGTCGAGGATCTCTTAGAAACCCGACAAGCTGCCCCAGCTCATCAAAGGCTACTCCTCCAGATAATCCATCGGAACTTCTAATCCCGATTGGAGCAGAAGCGGAGTTTACCCGTCCCCGAGCTTTTATCAGTTTGCCGGTTTGATCAAATTTAAGGGCAAAACCGACGCCCACAGTTTCAGCCCTGACGATCTCATCAATCAAGTCCATCACTGGAGCCTCTCTCGTCAATGAACAAGAAACAGAATATCGTGTTCCGCCCAAGTTTAGGATCGGGCTGCACTTGGCAAACCCAATGGAGCCGTGGGATTTGCGATCGTAAGGTTCCATTTCTGGATCGAGATCTAACAATGCGGCATCAAATATTTGGGAAGCCATTTTTGGCCGGCGAGTACCAAGATCCTTTGCTGCCAGCCCAAGGATGATTCCGCCGCCCTTTCCTTCTTGGCCACATGAAAAGACCCCTTTCGGCCTTGAAAGTGACAGCTCATCGTCTCCGCATTTGAGAGTAACGCCTTGCCAATTGCTCTGCCGAGCGAGCTGTTTGAAGCGTCTAGCGCTGTCTGAGCTGATAACGACGGCAACTGAGGAGTCATAGTCGGTCAGGGGATTTTGCTTTCCCTGGCTGCGATAAATACTTCGCCAAGAGATCTCATCAAATGGGTTTACGGCGCAATGATCGCCACCATACAGGGAGCAAAACAGGCTATTGGTTATCAGAACACCGGTATCAATTGTGTCCCCGACCCTGACCTGACAAAGAATTGAATCAAATTCTTTTGGCGGTTTAGAGTCATCGAATCGCATCCGATGCCGACTGCCCTCTTTTATAGAATTCTTATGAAGGATAGCTCCAGAGATGATGATATCCCTTAGAGTGCGGAGGGGAACCCGAGATCTCTGCACAAGATCACACTGTTGAACACAGGATTCCATTTCAGGATTGAAGGGGATTTCCCGGGTGCCTTTAGTGTATCGCTCGTCCAGATCTTTGATAAGGATTGCAGAGGATTTCTGTAAGCACTTAAAGCATTTGTCCGGATACCCGGCCACGTCTTTTACCGCAGTTTCAAGCCACCTAGAGGACCCTAGATTGGGCTGTTTACTCGTGAACACTCCATCCCAAGAACAGCCGACAAAGAGAAGGGCCGTCAATAAAACTGAAAATCTTGGAGTCTGCATCTACACTCCTGGTCTATGGGGACTTGTCTTGCCATGAAATGGTATTTGCAACTGTTGATATGCAACTATTCTAGTTTATGAAAAATGAAGGGTCACCCTAATTGGCTCTGGGTCCTGGTCGGGGGAGGGGTAAGGGCTCTTGCCGGGTAAACGGAATTTGACGGTCAGATGGCGGGCTTGGCCCTTGAAAGGTGCGTAATATTAATTGTTTAGCAGATCGAGGCGCCGGAGGTTCTGAGCCGCGAGGGGCTGGCTTGAGCCGGGCCAGTCAGGCGGGGGGTGACTCTTTTTTGGTGCCAGGTTCCGATTATGCCTCCGTCCGCGTAGATATCACCTTTAGGAGTTTTTGGATTCGATTTGCTTCATCTGCTGGGACACGGGCCTTTTTGGCAAACGAAGGCCACCGTTTTACAGCGTTTCCAACCTCTTTAATGATCGTTTTGGCTTCCCCAATAGAAAACCTGTTGGCGACTTCATAGAAATCATCGAGTTCGATGTCATTGTACTTACCATTGACCGACATCAGGTGCTGATTGGTCCATTCACCCTTGGGGTTGTAAGCAAAGGTGATGTCATAGGCTGGGGTTAGCCTCCATTTTTTGCCTCTTTGTAAAAGAAATGAAAAGTTCTTCGAGTGGTCGTCGCAATTCATTGCCATCACATTAAAAACCATGCGGCGAAAGGCCTCTACTTCATTTTCACGATCTAGATTTAGTTCGCGGATAGTCATAAATAATTGTTCATAACTGTTCGTGGACTTCTTCTTGAAATCAATATGGTTAATGGCACATAGGCTTTGCATGTGGTGTTTTGTGCCGTTTCCCGCCCTATCGAATCGCCTTGTCATGAAGTGGGCGCGCCCATTTTCTTCAAATAAACGACATTCTGGAATTTCAATTTTGGCTTCCTTGGCCATGAGAGAATAGGCAAACTCAATCCGTCCATAATTTTGTGATGAACCCAACTCAAAATCCTCACCCACCCCGTCGAACTTCAGGAGCCAATGTTCGAAGCCGCTTTCTGCGGGTACTTGTCCGGATCGAATTTCATCCGTCGTTGGATTCCATGAAATAACAGCTTTTGCTCTCGCACCATTAGCGGATGTACCAACCTCAATAATACTTCTTAGGGCGGCTTCCGTATGTTCGTCGGTATCGGCGTACCCCCGGACAACTTCTCGTGCGGTGGTGACGAGTTTCTCCATTTCCAAGGCCGAAGGCTTTTGTGTTCTCGGCCCACGGTTTGGCCTAAATTCTAGGGCGCCCATCGCTCTTTTGCCCATATAGGCGAGGCGATCAAGGGGTGTTATCTGGGAAGAGTTAATACCGTGCTCAGCCATGTATCGATTAATTAGGGCATTTCCGAAATCGTCAGGCAGGGCATCCGCCAGCATTGCCGGCAACCGCTTGTAGGTTTCGATTGGCAGACCAGTAAATACGAATATCTCCTCTTCTTCGTTGAGTGGCATATGAAGGGGCGCCAGTTCATAGCCCCTTTGTGCAAACTCTTTGTCCCATGCGAAGACATAAAACCCGCTTTTTGGATCGAGAGCGACCGCTCCCGCGTATATGTCCCATATAAACACCTCAACTCGATCTACGGGTTTGTACGGTGTTTTCTTTTTTCTTGCGGTCTTACTTTTTGCCACTGTTTTTTGACCTTTTACTGGCCCGTTGCCTTTTAGGTTCTTCTTTTACCATGTGGAGAGGGTTGATCGTTGCTGTTGGAGCGAGCGCCGTGAGCCAGTCTTGGCGCCCCAGTGCACGCGCGACTTTCACCAGTGTCTTTAAGGTTGTCCCTTTGCCCATTTCTAGGTTTTTTAGTGCTGTTAGACTCACTCCAGCCTGGGAGCATAGTTTTTGCCTGAGG
This Pseudobdellovibrionaceae bacterium DNA region includes the following protein-coding sequences:
- a CDS encoding M23 family metallopeptidase gives rise to the protein MHLLNLRLLIILFSCSVTLSLGLPSALAKPHRAKKPVPSKYLTKADKDQVLWPRIKSGETVYSLMRRYGFTERSIATVLGENLFPKSFTLVPGSVYKVTRLAQPSRTELKFYDPDQDNSFVVWQEAEAAGSGVQSEEYEVRTKELVGKVRGSLIESITKHVPDKWVAYRFMDAYLLDFNLQKVLQRNAHYRLVYEEKYDGDRLVKYGEVLETELEIGGKKHQRKFVRFEGGGSYVGPDGLGHERPLYSPVAYQHYSSLYKPRRFHPIKKRRQAHLGLDFELPAGHAVYTVQSGRVLRTGKNRAAGNFVVVRHQNGLESYYNHLQSISPEVKKGRQVFNGQKLGTIGCTGYCTKAHLHFAVKKAGRYLNPAKYLKPFPYKGQRLVGQQLARFDE
- a CDS encoding helix-turn-helix transcriptional regulator; this encodes MSKQSDGQKVRSTRQLGHVIKRERNTQGFSQNDLAEKSGLRQAGVSLVESGAKGVRLETLFKLLAALDLEIVVQNRKKGQ
- a CDS encoding type II toxin-antitoxin system HipA family toxin — protein: MAKSKTARKKKTPYKPVDRVEVFIWDIYAGAVALDPKSGFYVFAWDKEFAQRGYELAPLHMPLNEEEEIFVFTGLPIETYKRLPAMLADALPDDFGNALINRYMAEHGINSSQITPLDRLAYMGKRAMGALEFRPNRGPRTQKPSALEMEKLVTTAREVVRGYADTDEHTEAALRSIIEVGTSANGARAKAVISWNPTTDEIRSGQVPAESGFEHWLLKFDGVGEDFELGSSQNYGRIEFAYSLMAKEAKIEIPECRLFEENGRAHFMTRRFDRAGNGTKHHMQSLCAINHIDFKKKSTNSYEQLFMTIRELNLDRENEVEAFRRMVFNVMAMNCDDHSKNFSFLLQRGKKWRLTPAYDITFAYNPKGEWTNQHLMSVNGKYNDIELDDFYEVANRFSIGEAKTIIKEVGNAVKRWPSFAKKARVPADEANRIQKLLKVISTRTEA
- a CDS encoding helix-turn-helix transcriptional regulator; translated protein: MEQILGENIKALRLQKNILRQKLCSQAGVSLTALKNLEMGKGTTLKTLVKVARALGRQDWLTALAPTATINPLHMVKEEPKRQRASKRSKNSGKK